GAGCTCACCGGCGTGTGGGTGTCCTCGGCCGCCAAGGCCGGCCAGGATGCGGGAACGCTTGCCGGTCTCGACGTCACCACCGGCGTCATCGCCACCAACGACCTCGGCGACGTGCTGGCCACCGAACCCGAATGTGTCGTCTACACCGCGATGGCCGACAACCGGCTGCCCGAGGCCCTGGAGGACTACCGCCGGATCCTGGCCGCCGGCGTCAACGTGGTGGGCAGCGCGGCCGTGTTCCTGCAGTACCCGTGGCAGGTGTTGCCCGTCGAGCTGATCAGCCCCATCGAGGAGGCGGCACGGGCGGGATCTTCGTCCATTTTCATCAATGGGATCGACCCCGGATTCGCCAATGACCTTCTGCCCCTTGCTCTTGCCGGTACGTGTCAGAGCATCGAACAGATCCGGTGCATGGAGATCGTCGACTACGCCACCTACGACAGCCCCACGGTGATGTTCGACGTGATGGGATTCGGCAAGTCCCTCGACGAGCTGCCGATGCTGTTGCAGCCGGGGGTCCTGAGCCTGGCCTGGGGGTCGGTGGTGCGCCAGCTCGCCGCCGGCCTGGGCATCGAACTCGACGAGGTCACCGAGACCCACGTGCGGGTACCCGCGCCGGAGGACTTCGACATCGCCTCGGGGCACATCCCCAAGGGCAGCACAGCGGCCATGCGGTTCGAGGTACGCGGCATGGTCAAAGGTCATCCCGCCGTCGTCCTCGAACATGTCACCCGGCTGCGCGACGATCTGTGCCCGGAATGGCCCCAGCCCGCACAGGAGGGTGGGTCCTACCGCGTCGAAGTGACCGGCGAGCCGTCTTACGCCCTCGATCTCTGCCTGAGCAGCCGCAAGGGCGACCACAACCACGCCGGACTGGTGGCCACGGCCGCCCGCGTCGTCAATGCCATTCCCGCCGTGGTGGCCGCGCCGGCGGGCATCGTCACCACATTGGACCTGCCTCTCATCACGGGGAAAGGGCTGTACGCTGGCGCGTGACGCCGGAGTTCGATGAGAGGGGCCCGCGGATGCGGTCAATGTTCGTTCTGCCTTCACTCCTTGCTGCGGCCGCCGTGGTGCTCGCACCGGCCGCCGCAGCCGACCCGGACTCCACGTCCGATTCCAACCTGCCGTCGTGTACCAGCGTCGGCGGAAACGAAATGGGCGGCGCCGCAACCGAATGCGCCACGCCCGGCAACGTTCAACTCAACGCCTCCCCGCCGGAGCCCACCTACCCGTACCCCTGGGACGACGAGTTCTACGGACCCGCCCTGATCATCGGTGGCGACGGCGGGGGTGGCTACCACGGCGGCGGTGGCGGTCACCGCTAGGAGGCCACATGCGCATCGCCGTGATACCGGCCCTGCTCGCCGCCGCGATGCTCGGCGCGCCGGTGGCGGCAGTGCTTTCTGCGCCGCTCGCGGCGGCCGCACCCCAATGCGTGCACACCGGCCCGATGACGACGCAATGCGCATCGCCCGGGCACACCCAGATCGTCACATCCCCTCCCGCCACCAACAACGGCCCGTTCTACGGTTGGCCCTATGGGGGCGGCGGGATCGTCATCGGCCTCGGCTGAGCCGACCCGACTGGTGGCGATCGCAAGGTTTCGGCTACCCTAACTTCTTTATTCGCAGCCCCGGATAGAAGAGAGGGTCAGTTGTTGCAGGACACGCAGGCACGGGTGCGGCCGGGCTGGTATCTGCTCGGACCCGCCTTCGTCGCCTCCATCGCCTACGTCGATCCCGGCAACGTCGCGGCCAATGTGAGTGCCGGAGCCCAGTTCGGTTACCTGCTGGTCTGGGTGATCCTGGTGGCCAACATCATGGCCGGGCTGGTGCAGTACCTGTCGGCCAAACTCGGGCTGGTCACCGGCCGCTCGCTGCCGGAAGCGATCGCCGACAACACCCGCACTCCCACCCGGATCGCCTTCTGGTTGCAGGCCGAGACGGTCGCGATGGCCACCGACCTGGCCGAGGTTGTCGGCGGCGCCATCGCCCTGCACCTGCTCTTCGACCTGCCCCTGCTGGTCGGCGGGATCATCACCGGCCTTGTCTCCATGCTGCTGCTCGCCGTGCAGAACCGCCGCGGACAACAGGTCTTCGAGCGGGTGATCACCGGACTGCTGCTGGTCATCGCCATCGGATTTCTCACCAGCCTGTTCGTCGAACCACCCGCACCCGCAGACGTCGCCTCGGGTCTGATTCCCCGGTTCGACGGCCCGGAGAGCGTGCTGCTGGCCGCCGCCATGCTGGGCGCCACCGTCATGCCGCACGCGGTGTATCTGCATTCCGGGCTGGCCCGCGACCGGCACGGCCAGCCGGCCGCCGGCCCGGCCCGGCGGCGCCTGCTCCGCATCACACGCGTCGACGTCGGCATCGCGATGCTGATCGCCGGCGCGGTGAACCTCGCCATGCTGCTCGTGGCGGCCACCAACCTGCAGGGCATGGCCAACACCGACTCGATCGAAGGCGCGCACGCCGCGGTGGCCGACACCCTGGGACCGGTGGTGGCCTTGTTCTTCGCGATCGGGTTGCTGGCCTCGGGCCTGGCCTCGACCTCGGTCGGCGCCTACGCCGGCGCGATGATCATGTCGGGTCTGCTGCGCCGCACCTATCCCCTGCTGCTGCGCCGGCTGGTGACGCTCATCCCGGCATTGGTCATCCTGGGCATCGGTGTCGACCCAAGCCGCGCCCTGGTGATCTCCCAGGTGGTGCTGTCGTTCGGGATCCCGTTCGCGCTCATCCCACTGGTCCGGCTGACCAGCAACCGCATCCTGATGGGCGCCGACGTGAACCACCGCATCACCACCGGACTGGGCTGGCTGGTGGCGGCCGTCATCACCGTGCTCAATATCGTGCTCATCTACCTGACTGTGCGAGGCTGAATGACGTTGTCGCACATCTATTTCGCGTACGGGTCCAACCTGTGCGTGGACCAGATGGCGCGACGCTGCCCCGATGCCACCGACCCCCGGCCCGCGACGCTGCCCGATCACGACTGGTTGATCAACGAACGGGGCGTGGCCACGATAGAACCGCTGGACGGCGCACTGGTGCACGGTGTGCTGTGGCGGGTCAGCCCCCGTGATCTGTCCACCCTGGACAGCGCCGAAGGAGTCCCGGTGCGGTACCGGCGCGACCGCCGGGTGGTGTTCACCGAGGACGGCCCGCGCGACGCCTGGGTCTACATCGACCCGCGCGTCGAGCCCGGACCGCCGCGGCCCGGCTACCTGGAACGGATCATCACCGGCGCCGTCCACCACGGGCTGCCACAGACGTGGATCGACTTCCTGCACCGATGGGACCCCGCCGGCTGGCCCCACCGTGACCGCGGCGCGCACGCGTCGGCGCCGCAATCACTCACCGCGCTCCTGGCCCACCCGGAGGTGTCCGAGGCGGTGACCCTGCGATCGCGGTTCGGCTTCCTGGCCATCCACGGCGGCGGGCTGGAGCGGATGACCGACGTCATCGCCGAACGCGCCGCCCACGCCAGCGGGGCGTCGTCCTATGTCGTGCGTCATCCCGCCGAATACCCGCACCACCTGGCCTCCGCCCGGTATCTGCCCGAGCAGTCCGAACACCTTGCGGCATTTCTCGACCACGTCGACATCGTGGTGTCCCTGCACGGCTACGGCCGCATCGGCCGGAGCAACCAACTGCTCGCCGGGGGCGGCAACCGGGCGCTGGCCGCACACCTGGCCCGGCATCTGTCGATACCGGGCCATCACCTCGTGACCGATCTCGAGGCGATGCCTCGCGAACTGCGCGGTCTGCATCCGCAGAACCCGGTGAACCTCGCCCGGCAGGGCGGCACTCAACTCGAATTACCGCCGCGCGTGCGCGGACTCAGTCCGCGCAGCGGAATGGCGGGACCCGACGGACTCACCCCCGCCACCGTGGCCCTGGTCCGCGGACTGGTCGCGGCCGCTCGCTCCTGGCCCCCACGCACGGGCTGAGCCTCGCCGTTTCGCCGGGCTGTCCGGCTCGGCGCTTACGATCGCGGTATGGCATCTGACTTCCGGTTCGGCTTCAGCATGCGCGACGCCACCTCCGCAGGGTTCGTCCAGGACGAGGCCCGGCGCGCCGAGCAGCTCGGCTACGACGTCCTGCTCGTTCCCGACCATCTGGGGATCGCCGCTCCGTTTCCCGCGCTGACCGCCGCGGCCACCACCACCGAGCGGCTGCACCTCGGGACGTTCGTGCTCAATGCCTGTTTCTACAAGCCGGCCCTGCTGGCCCGCGATGTGCAGACCCTGCACGACATCTCAGGCGGCCGGTTCGAGGTCGGCCTGGGCGCGGGGTACGTCAAGGAGGAGTTCGACGCCGCCGAGCTGCCGTTCCCCAGCGCCGGGAAGCGCGTCGACTACTTGGCACACGTCACCGCCTATCTGGCCGAGCACGTCCCGGACGCGCCGATCGTGATCGCCGGCGGCGGCGACCGGCTGCTCACCGTGGCGGCCAGGTGGGCCACCACCATCGGTGTCACCGGCGATCTGGCCGATCGCCTCGCGTTTCTGCGCACCGTCGCCGGCGACCGTTTCGACGCGCTGGAACTCAACGTGGCCATCACCGCGGTGCCGACCGACGGGTCCGGGATTCCGGACCTCAAGATGACGCGCCGGTTCGCACCGGATGCGACCGACGAGGAACTGCTCGACAACCCGGGCGTGCTGTCCGGGACGCCCGCAGACCAGGCCGACAAGCTGCGCCGGCTGCGCGACGAACACGGCGTCACCTACTTCGTGGTGCAGTCCGCGCATGCCGAGGCGTTCGGGAAGGTGATCGCCGAACTCAGGTAGGCCTCACAGCCCGTCGGCAAGGTGGTAGTACACCGAATTCCACCGCAGTTCGCGCTGGAAGTCATGGGTGACGGTACCGGCGTCGATGGTCACGAGTTCGGTGCCGGTGATCAGCGCCAGATCCCGAATGGCGGACACCGATACCGCCGTGGTGAGCACGGTATGGTGCGGCCCGCCGGCCATCAGCCA
Above is a window of Mycolicibacterium fluoranthenivorans DNA encoding:
- a CDS encoding diacylglycerol kinase; this translates as MAIKVAAIGTGNVGRHALSQLITDPAYELTGVWVSSAAKAGQDAGTLAGLDVTTGVIATNDLGDVLATEPECVVYTAMADNRLPEALEDYRRILAAGVNVVGSAAVFLQYPWQVLPVELISPIEEAARAGSSSIFINGIDPGFANDLLPLALAGTCQSIEQIRCMEIVDYATYDSPTVMFDVMGFGKSLDELPMLLQPGVLSLAWGSVVRQLAAGLGIELDEVTETHVRVPAPEDFDIASGHIPKGSTAAMRFEVRGMVKGHPAVVLEHVTRLRDDLCPEWPQPAQEGGSYRVEVTGEPSYALDLCLSSRKGDHNHAGLVATAARVVNAIPAVVAAPAGIVTTLDLPLITGKGLYAGA
- a CDS encoding TIGR03621 family F420-dependent LLM class oxidoreductase, producing the protein MASDFRFGFSMRDATSAGFVQDEARRAEQLGYDVLLVPDHLGIAAPFPALTAAATTTERLHLGTFVLNACFYKPALLARDVQTLHDISGGRFEVGLGAGYVKEEFDAAELPFPSAGKRVDYLAHVTAYLAEHVPDAPIVIAGGGDRLLTVAARWATTIGVTGDLADRLAFLRTVAGDRFDALELNVAITAVPTDGSGIPDLKMTRRFAPDATDEELLDNPGVLSGTPADQADKLRRLRDEHGVTYFVVQSAHAEAFGKVIAELR
- a CDS encoding poly-gamma-glutamate hydrolase family protein, with protein sequence MTLSHIYFAYGSNLCVDQMARRCPDATDPRPATLPDHDWLINERGVATIEPLDGALVHGVLWRVSPRDLSTLDSAEGVPVRYRRDRRVVFTEDGPRDAWVYIDPRVEPGPPRPGYLERIITGAVHHGLPQTWIDFLHRWDPAGWPHRDRGAHASAPQSLTALLAHPEVSEAVTLRSRFGFLAIHGGGLERMTDVIAERAAHASGASSYVVRHPAEYPHHLASARYLPEQSEHLAAFLDHVDIVVSLHGYGRIGRSNQLLAGGGNRALAAHLARHLSIPGHHLVTDLEAMPRELRGLHPQNPVNLARQGGTQLELPPRVRGLSPRSGMAGPDGLTPATVALVRGLVAAARSWPPRTG
- a CDS encoding Nramp family divalent metal transporter — encoded protein: MLQDTQARVRPGWYLLGPAFVASIAYVDPGNVAANVSAGAQFGYLLVWVILVANIMAGLVQYLSAKLGLVTGRSLPEAIADNTRTPTRIAFWLQAETVAMATDLAEVVGGAIALHLLFDLPLLVGGIITGLVSMLLLAVQNRRGQQVFERVITGLLLVIAIGFLTSLFVEPPAPADVASGLIPRFDGPESVLLAAAMLGATVMPHAVYLHSGLARDRHGQPAAGPARRRLLRITRVDVGIAMLIAGAVNLAMLLVAATNLQGMANTDSIEGAHAAVADTLGPVVALFFAIGLLASGLASTSVGAYAGAMIMSGLLRRTYPLLLRRLVTLIPALVILGIGVDPSRALVISQVVLSFGIPFALIPLVRLTSNRILMGADVNHRITTGLGWLVAAVITVLNIVLIYLTVRG